In one Campylobacter insulaenigrae NCTC 12927 genomic region, the following are encoded:
- a CDS encoding DUF2393 family protein, whose product MAMNAQQIREQMIFFTTHLHLVDFLLIIIVVSFFIATLITALIIRYKSNFAFCVIILGILCSASIAYLGYYIIDTQVRSRITKIDHFKHFTYDNSLSVGYSLTNTSEDNFNFCKITISVLKTQENINFLQKIVYAIKPLRNKSIMIKKTIKPEQTINLRTKFSDFKENQEFDVKINSKCF is encoded by the coding sequence ATGGCAATGAACGCACAACAAATAAGAGAGCAAATGATTTTTTTCACAACTCATTTGCATCTAGTAGACTTTCTATTAATTATAATAGTTGTGTCTTTTTTTATTGCCACTTTAATTACAGCTTTGATTATCAGATACAAAAGCAATTTTGCTTTTTGTGTTATTATTTTAGGAATTTTATGTTCAGCATCTATAGCTTACTTAGGATATTATATAATAGACACACAAGTTAGATCTAGAATTACTAAAATTGATCATTTTAAACATTTTACCTATGATAATTCTTTGAGTGTAGGATATAGTTTAACAAACACATCAGAAGATAATTTTAATTTTTGTAAAATAACTATTAGTGTGTTAAAAACTCAAGAAAATATAAATTTTTTGCAAAAAATTGTTTATGCTATAAAACCTTTACGTAATAAATCAATTATGATTAAAAAAACAATAAAACCTGAACAAACTATAAATCTTAGAACTAAGTTTTCCGATTTTAAAGAGAATCAAGAATTTGATGTAAAAATTAATTCAAAGTGTTTTTAA
- the purF gene encoding amidophosphoribosyltransferase, translating into MCAVVGVINSKNASTLAYYALFAMQHRGQEASGISVSDGQYIKTHKAKGEVGQIFNSQILSELKGSIAIGHNRYSTAGHSSLQDAQPVTATCSLGDISLVHNGNLINKEKIRKELIDNGAIFHSNMDTENVIHLIAKSKQGSLKERFIEALKYSKGAYCFMLASKNQLFVARDPYGVRPLSLGKLKDGGFIVASETCAFDLIEAEFIRDVMPGEMIIFTQGNSEFESIQVFDSVEPRICAFEYIYFSRPDSIVEGKSVYEVRKKMGEALAKKFKEKVDFVIPVPDSGVSAAIGFSQYLNIPLEMAIVRNHYVGRTFIEPTQELRNLKVKLKLNPMKKVLYDKDIVVIDDSIVRGTTSKKIISLLRQAGARKIHLAIACPEIKFPDTYGIDTPTFEELISANKNVEEVRIYTGADSLIFLDIKELIQSIGSERKYSLISFDGDYFIK; encoded by the coding sequence ATGTGTGCAGTTGTTGGAGTTATTAATTCAAAAAATGCTAGTACTCTTGCTTATTATGCTTTATTTGCTATGCAGCATCGTGGACAAGAAGCAAGCGGAATTAGCGTTAGCGATGGTCAATATATAAAAACCCATAAAGCAAAAGGGGAAGTCGGACAGATTTTTAATAGTCAGATTCTATCTGAGTTAAAAGGAAGTATAGCTATAGGACATAATCGTTATTCTACGGCTGGTCATTCTTCTTTACAAGATGCACAACCAGTAACAGCAACATGTTCTTTAGGCGATATTTCTTTGGTGCATAATGGAAATTTGATTAACAAGGAAAAAATTAGAAAAGAACTCATAGACAATGGAGCTATTTTTCATTCTAATATGGATACTGAAAATGTGATTCATTTAATAGCAAAAAGCAAACAAGGGTCTTTAAAAGAGAGATTTATTGAAGCTTTAAAATACTCTAAAGGAGCATATTGTTTTATGCTTGCAAGTAAAAATCAACTTTTCGTTGCGAGAGATCCTTATGGGGTAAGACCATTATCTTTAGGTAAATTAAAAGACGGAGGGTTTATTGTAGCAAGTGAAACTTGTGCTTTTGATTTGATAGAAGCTGAATTTATTCGTGATGTTATGCCTGGTGAGATGATTATTTTTACTCAAGGAAACAGTGAATTTGAAAGCATACAGGTATTTGATAGTGTTGAGCCTAGAATTTGTGCTTTTGAATATATTTATTTTTCAAGGCCTGATAGTATAGTAGAAGGTAAAAGTGTTTATGAGGTGCGTAAAAAAATGGGTGAGGCATTGGCAAAAAAATTTAAAGAAAAAGTTGATTTTGTCATTCCAGTGCCTGATAGTGGAGTTAGTGCAGCAATAGGATTTTCACAGTATCTTAATATACCTCTTGAGATGGCTATAGTACGAAATCATTATGTAGGGAGAACTTTTATAGAGCCAACTCAAGAATTAAGGAATTTGAAAGTAAAATTAAAATTAAATCCTATGAAAAAAGTTTTATATGACAAAGATATTGTTGTTATTGATGACAGTATTGTTAGAGGAACAACGTCTAAAAAAATCATATCACTTCTAAGGCAAGCTGGAGCCAGAAAAATTCACTTAGCTATTGCATGTCCTGAGATTAAATTTCCTGATACTTATGGTATTGATACGCCAACTTTTGAAGAGTTGATCTCAGCTAATAAAAATGTAGAAGAGGTTAGAATATATACTGGTGCTGATAGTCTGATTTTCCTTGATATAAAAGAACTCATTCAAAGCATAGGAAGTGAAAGAAAATATTCTTTGATTAGTTTTGATGGAGATTACTTTATAAAATGA
- the trxB gene encoding thioredoxin-disulfide reductase codes for MLDLAIIGGGPAGLSAGLYATRGGLKKVTMFEKGMPGGQITSSSEIENYPGVAQVLDGISFMAPWNEQCMRFGLKHEMVGVEQILKNNDGSFSIKLEGGKSELAKAVIVCTGSTPRRAGFKGEDEFFGKGVSTCATCDGFFYKNKEVAVLGGGDTALEEALYLANICSKVYLIHRRNEFRAAPSTIDKVKKHEKIELITDAVVDEVCGDNMGVNKVKIGLNNGTKRELDVPGIFTFVGLNVRNEILKQDDGKFLCDMEDGGQVSVDLKMQTNVAGLFAAGDLRKDAPKQVICAAGDGAVAALSALAYIENLH; via the coding sequence ATGTTAGATTTAGCAATTATTGGCGGTGGTCCTGCTGGATTAAGTGCAGGATTATATGCTACAAGAGGCGGCTTAAAAAAAGTTACAATGTTTGAAAAGGGTATGCCAGGTGGTCAAATTACTTCAAGTTCTGAAATAGAAAATTATCCAGGTGTAGCTCAAGTATTAGATGGAATTTCTTTTATGGCTCCTTGGAATGAACAATGTATGCGTTTTGGATTAAAGCATGAGATGGTGGGAGTGGAGCAAATTCTTAAAAATAATGATGGAAGTTTCAGTATTAAGCTTGAAGGTGGAAAAAGTGAATTAGCCAAAGCAGTTATTGTATGTACTGGTTCTACACCACGTCGTGCAGGATTTAAAGGAGAAGATGAATTTTTTGGTAAAGGTGTCAGTACTTGTGCGACTTGTGATGGATTTTTTTATAAAAACAAAGAGGTTGCAGTACTTGGAGGCGGAGATACTGCCTTAGAAGAAGCTCTTTATCTTGCAAATATTTGCTCAAAAGTTTATCTTATTCATAGAAGAAATGAATTCAGAGCTGCCCCTTCGACTATAGATAAAGTAAAAAAACATGAGAAAATAGAATTAATCACTGATGCGGTTGTCGATGAGGTTTGTGGTGATAATATGGGTGTTAATAAAGTAAAAATAGGATTGAATAACGGCACTAAGAGAGAACTTGATGTACCTGGAATATTTACTTTTGTTGGCCTGAATGTAAGAAATGAAATTTTAAAACAAGATGATGGTAAATTTTTATGTGATATGGAAGATGGTGGTCAAGTGAGTGTGGATCTTAAGATGCAAACAAATGTTGCGGGATTATTTGCAGCAGGTGATCTAAGAAAAGATGCTCCTAAGCAGGTGATTTGTGCAGCAGGTGATGGTGCTGTTGCCGCATTAAGTGCTTTAGCATATATAGAAAATTTACATTAA
- a CDS encoding YraN family protein, whose product MGMKSYILGIEGENLACVYLKNLGFEILERNFSSKFGEIDIIAIKNEILHFIEVKTTKGNYEVSYRLDHKKYMKLVKTVKYYFMKHMCDKNYQLDLLCIYKDDIKLIENVSY is encoded by the coding sequence ATGGGAATGAAATCTTATATTCTTGGCATCGAAGGTGAAAATTTAGCTTGTGTTTATCTGAAAAATTTAGGTTTTGAAATTTTAGAAAGAAATTTTTCTTCTAAGTTTGGTGAGATTGATATTATTGCGATTAAAAACGAAATATTGCATTTCATAGAAGTAAAGACTACTAAAGGCAACTACGAAGTAAGTTATAGATTAGATCATAAAAAATATATGAAACTTGTTAAAACAGTAAAATATTACTTTATGAAACATATGTGCGATAAAAATTATCAATTAGATTTACTTTGTATATATAAAGATGATATAAAACTCATTGAAAATGTTAGTTATTAA
- a CDS encoding DUF2393 domain-containing membrane protein → MGYFTIFHILVIFAMLVSTMLTWVLLYLKIQNKKNMLVFCLISFVLASILTISLLLMIDQYTKKASLSNFATYRRLSTESIIIKGRITNDTNFKISECFLDLRIIDDNKKHEVSGEIFNQNNFDSIKKANKEIRDAAYSIKIATNLLGNTYKDFSFEVALPPHFQSYKIFKQLKCH, encoded by the coding sequence ATGGGATATTTTACTATTTTTCATATACTAGTTATTTTTGCTATGTTGGTTTCAACCATGTTAACTTGGGTTTTACTCTATTTGAAAATACAAAATAAAAAGAATATGCTAGTTTTTTGTTTAATTAGCTTTGTCTTGGCTTCAATTCTGACAATTTCTTTATTATTAATGATAGATCAATATACAAAAAAAGCTAGTTTAAGCAACTTCGCTACTTACAGACGATTATCTACTGAAAGTATTATTATAAAAGGTAGAATTACCAATGATACTAATTTTAAAATTTCAGAATGTTTTTTAGATCTTAGAATTATTGATGATAATAAAAAACACGAGGTAAGTGGTGAAATTTTTAATCAAAATAATTTTGATAGCATTAAAAAAGCTAATAAAGAAATAAGAGATGCTGCTTATAGTATAAAAATCGCAACAAATCTTTTAGGTAATACCTATAAAGACTTTTCATTTGAAGTAGCTTTACCTCCGCATTTTCAAAGTTACAAAATATTTAAGCAGCTAAAGTGTCATTAG
- the trxA gene encoding thioredoxin produces the protein MGKYIDLTSENFAQAKEGVALVDFWAPWCGPCRMLAPVIDELANDFDGKAKICKVNTDEQGDLAAEFGVRSIPTIIFFKNGEVVDQLVGAQSKQALADKINSLL, from the coding sequence ATGGGAAAATATATTGATTTAACTTCGGAAAATTTTGCACAAGCAAAAGAAGGAGTAGCTTTAGTAGATTTTTGGGCACCATGGTGTGGGCCTTGTAGAATGCTTGCTCCAGTGATTGATGAACTTGCAAATGATTTTGATGGTAAAGCAAAAATTTGTAAAGTAAACACAGATGAGCAAGGCGACTTAGCGGCTGAATTTGGTGTAAGATCTATTCCAACTATCATTTTCTTTAAAAATGGTGAAGTTGTAGATCAATTAGTTGGTGCACAATCAAAACAAGCTTTAGCTGACAAAATAAATTCACTTTTATAA
- the dapB gene encoding 4-hydroxy-tetrahydrodipicolinate reductase translates to MINIGIHGSKGRMGIQIDLCLKDQMDVKASAFFDQGSDYEAFFKKSDVIIDFSTPQGCENLISYARSNPKPLVIGTTGLNSKQYELLQSASITMPILYATNMSLGIAVLKKLSFLASEILRDFDIEIVEMHHNKKKDAPSGTAMTLGEYVAKARNLNLDQVRISGRDGLIGARSKDEIAIMSLRGGDIVGSHRVGFYNEGEFIELNHTATSRATFAMGAIRCAKWIVAQDNGLYDINDCLGL, encoded by the coding sequence ATGATTAATATTGGAATCCATGGAAGTAAAGGACGTATGGGGATACAAATTGATCTTTGCTTAAAAGATCAAATGGACGTTAAGGCTAGTGCATTTTTTGATCAAGGATCAGATTATGAAGCTTTCTTTAAAAAAAGTGATGTAATTATCGATTTTTCAACCCCTCAAGGGTGTGAAAATTTGATTTCTTATGCTAGAAGCAATCCCAAACCTTTAGTTATAGGTACTACAGGATTAAATTCAAAACAATATGAACTTTTACAAAGCGCGAGTATTACTATGCCGATACTTTACGCTACTAATATGTCTTTAGGTATAGCAGTTTTAAAAAAGCTTTCATTTTTAGCTAGTGAAATTTTGCGAGATTTTGATATAGAAATAGTAGAAATGCACCATAATAAGAAAAAAGATGCTCCAAGCGGTACTGCTATGACCTTAGGAGAGTATGTAGCAAAGGCTAGAAATTTAAATTTAGATCAAGTAAGAATAAGCGGAAGAGATGGATTAATAGGTGCTAGAAGTAAGGATGAAATAGCAATTATGAGTTTAAGAGGTGGTGATATTGTAGGGTCTCACAGGGTAGGTTTTTATAATGAGGGTGAATTTATAGAATTAAATCATACTGCGACCTCAAGAGCAACTTTTGCTATGGGTGCAATTCGTTGTGCAAAGTGGATAGTTGCTCAAGATAATGGTTTATACGATATCAATGATTGTTTAGGACTTTAA
- a CDS encoding prohibitin family protein gives MPADLNDYFNKKNNQNNNKQNLNFKTPDFNFKGFGKFSPLIYTAIIIILVFVLFKPFAVINSGEMGIKSTTGKYSPTPLEPGLHFFVPVLQKITVVDTRVRQINYASVEGINENLQIGSGVINKNSISVLDSRGLPVSIDVTVQYKLNPLQVPQTIATWGLNWENKIIDPVVRDVVRNVVGQYTAEELPTNRNTIAVQIDQGIRKTIESQPNEPAELQAVQLREIILPSKVKEQIERVQIAKQEAERTKYEVERANQEALKKAALAEGEANATIISAKGRASAAKIEADAQAYSNKEIAKSLNNPLLSLKQIETQKQFNEALKTNKDAKIFLTPGGAVPNIWLDSKDTKQTSSVNN, from the coding sequence ATGCCAGCTGATTTAAACGATTATTTTAATAAAAAAAACAATCAAAACAACAACAAACAAAATTTAAATTTCAAAACTCCAGATTTTAATTTTAAGGGATTTGGTAAATTCTCACCACTCATTTATACTGCTATTATAATTATTTTAGTATTTGTACTTTTTAAGCCATTTGCAGTTATAAATTCTGGTGAAATGGGAATTAAATCTACAACAGGTAAATACAGTCCCACTCCTTTAGAACCAGGATTACATTTTTTTGTACCTGTTTTACAAAAGATTACTGTAGTAGATACCAGAGTAAGACAAATTAATTATGCTTCAGTTGAAGGAATTAATGAAAATTTACAAATAGGTTCAGGTGTTATTAATAAAAATAGTATTTCAGTACTTGATTCAAGAGGCTTACCTGTATCTATCGATGTAACTGTTCAATACAAACTAAACCCGCTACAAGTACCTCAAACTATTGCTACTTGGGGTTTAAATTGGGAAAATAAAATTATTGATCCTGTGGTTAGAGATGTAGTTAGAAACGTGGTAGGTCAATACACCGCTGAAGAACTTCCAACAAATAGAAATACCATAGCAGTTCAAATCGATCAAGGCATTAGAAAGACTATAGAAAGTCAACCTAATGAACCAGCAGAATTACAAGCTGTTCAACTTAGAGAAATTATTTTACCTAGCAAAGTAAAAGAACAAATTGAAAGAGTTCAAATTGCAAAACAAGAAGCCGAAAGAACAAAATATGAGGTTGAAAGAGCTAACCAAGAAGCTTTAAAAAAAGCTGCTTTAGCTGAAGGTGAAGCAAATGCAACTATAATCAGCGCAAAAGGTCGTGCAAGTGCTGCAAAAATAGAAGCTGATGCTCAAGCATATTCCAATAAAGAAATTGCAAAAAGTTTAAATAATCCTTTACTTAGTTTAAAACAAATTGAAACCCAAAAACAATTCAATGAAGCATTAAAAACCAATAAAGATGCTAAAATTTTCTTAACACCTGGTGGAGCTGTGCCAAATATTTGGTTAGATAGCAAAGATACAAAGCAAACTTCTTCTGTAAATAATTAA